TTTTCAAAAAGCAGACATGACTTCCCTGGCAAATAAGCGCAGGGACTCTGGCTTCATGATGTCATAAAAGAATATGGTGAATTTACTCACGCCCTTTTCTGCCTTCTTTTTAATCCTTTTAATACACTCATCGGGCAAGCCGACTATTCCGGTCTTCTCGATATCTCCAAAAAAGCCGTAGCGCTTTTTAGCCTTGGGCAGTTTTTCCTCAAGCTCGGATTTGTTCTCCGCAATAACGCATACTGTTTGTTCCGATATTCTTATCTGGTTAAAGTTTCTTCCCAAGTCTTTACAGTGATTTTTGAGTGCACTTAGTTTCCGGTCGTATTCCCCAGCATTCGAGGCCGGACAGTTCCACTCGTCTGCAAGCTCAGCAACTACTCGCAGTAGGTACTTCTCTCCCGAGCCTCCGATTGTTATAGGGGGATGCGGTCTTTGTACCGGCTTTGGGTTGCAGTAAGCATCACGGATTTGGTAGTACTTTCCTTCAAAAGTCGCTTTCTCTTCGGTCCACATGGCTCTAATGATTTTAACTGCTTCTTTGAGCTGCTTAATCCGGGTAACCGTATCCGGAAACGGATAACCGTAAGCTTTGTATTCAGGCTCGAACCAGCCTGCTCCGATTGCGAAGTCCAGTCTTCCTCCGCTTATGTTATCGAGGGTTGCGGCCATCTTGGCTAGCAGGGAAGGTTGTCTAAAGGAGTTACAGAGAACGAGTGTGCCAATCTTTACTCTCCAGGTAATGGTGGACAGGGCGGACATTAACGTCCATGCCTCGAATATATCCGAGTCCGTAGAGCCCATTCCCACTATGTGGTCGTAGAACCATACGGAATGAAAGCCCAATTCATCGCAGAGTTCTGCCGTTTCGCGTATCGGTTTGAAATCTATCTTCTCCTGACGGAGTACTACACCGAATTCTACTTTATTCATCTTTTCACCTGCTTGAATATTCTAGGATTATAAGAATGACTTTAACAGAGTGATGTTGCCGAATCAACTCTAAAGGTTAGTACGATATGTCGGGGGCATTTCATAATTTGTTCGTAAAATAATTCTTTTATCTTTCTCTGAGTATAAAGAGAGGGGTCATTGCGAGGAGCAAAGCGACGAAGCAATCTGTTGAGATTTCTCACGTTCGTTCGGAAGGACATTCTTTGTCAGATTGTTTTGCTACGGAGTCATATACCAATTAGCGTGAAACCAATTAAAAGGAAACTAATACGAGGATTATATTAGAGAGTCACACATAAAGCAGCCAAAAAATGCCCATGAGAATGCTGATGACTGTAATCGGTGCTCCTAATTTGAAATATTCCCAAAAACCCATCTTTACACCGCCTTCCTTTGCGATTTCGGCAACAATTAGATTTGCCACCGAGCCTACCAACGTAAAATTCCCGGCAAGGGTGCTGGCCATTGCCAGTACGAGCCAGGTATTTTCCGGGTTTGGAGAAGAGCTTACATGCGGGGCAAATAGCATCACTGCCGGGACATTGCTCACCAAATTCGAAAGTATTAGAACTATTGCGCTAGTGCTAGACATACCTTTCCATGAATTGAGTTCAAATAAATAAGAGGTTTTTTCGAACAGTGTTTCGCTTAGCCCGGATTTTTCTACCCCACCCATGACCACAAAAAGCCCCGCAAAAAAGAGAAGGAGCGTCCAGTTTACTTCTCGAAAGGCTAGCTTGGGCTCGATAACTCCGATGAGTAAAATCAGGGCCGCACCGAGGAGCGCAGCGAAGGGATAGGGAATACCGTATATAAAAAGTAAAAAAACTACTATCAGCACCCCCAGGGATTTAACCAGAAGGAGTTTATTGAGTTTGATTTTATGAATCCCGTTCGGGGATATGGTCTTTCGGTTAATCTCTTTGCTATAAAATAGTCTTATTATGGCGTAATTGAGAAATAATCCGATAAGGCTTATCGGCAGCATCTTTGCCAGGAATGTGAGAAAGGGGATTCCAGAGCGGATGCCTATGAACATGTTCTGAGGGTTCCCGGTCACGGTGGCTACGCTCCCGATGTTCGAGGCAGTGGCTACGGCTATGAGAAATGGAACTGGGTTTACCCCAACAGTTTTTGTTGCCGCAAGTATAATTGGGGTAAAAAGAAGACAGATCGTATCGTTAACGAAAAGGGCAGAAAGTATCCCGCTCGAAAACACCACTAGGAGTAGCATTCTTGAAGTGTTGCCGGAAACCCTTACAATCCAGGAAGCCACCAGCTCAAAGAACCCGGATAGTCCCAGATAGGCGATCAGTATCATCATGCCCAATAGAAAAGCGAGTGTGTCTAGGTCGATGAAGGCATATGCTTCATCCAGTGTTAGGACACCAGCCAGGACCATAAGTATGGCTCCGATCGACACACCGGCTGGGCGGTCGAGCTTAATCCCGGGAATCTTCTGAACTGTTATTAGCAAATAGGTCAAGACGAATATAATGGCTGCGTAGAGGGTTTTATCGGTCATATTTTGTACTAATAGGCAGTAAAGAAATTTTGTCCCAGCATGTTACCTGATTATT
This DNA window, taken from Thermodesulfobacteriota bacterium, encodes the following:
- a CDS encoding TIGR03560 family F420-dependent LLM class oxidoreductase, which produces MNKVEFGVVLRQEKIDFKPIRETAELCDELGFHSVWFYDHIVGMGSTDSDIFEAWTLMSALSTITWRVKIGTLVLCNSFRQPSLLAKMAATLDNISGGRLDFAIGAGWFEPEYKAYGYPFPDTVTRIKQLKEAVKIIRAMWTEEKATFEGKYYQIRDAYCNPKPVQRPHPPITIGGSGEKYLLRVVAELADEWNCPASNAGEYDRKLSALKNHCKDLGRNFNQIRISEQTVCVIAENKSELEEKLPKAKKRYGFFGDIEKTGIVGLPDECIKRIKKKAEKGVSKFTIFFYDIMKPESLRLFAREVMSAF
- a CDS encoding anion transporter, producing the protein MTDKTLYAAIIFVLTYLLITVQKIPGIKLDRPAGVSIGAILMVLAGVLTLDEAYAFIDLDTLAFLLGMMILIAYLGLSGFFELVASWIVRVSGNTSRMLLLVVFSSGILSALFVNDTICLLFTPIILAATKTVGVNPVPFLIAVATASNIGSVATVTGNPQNMFIGIRSGIPFLTFLAKMLPISLIGLFLNYAIIRLFYSKEINRKTISPNGIHKIKLNKLLLVKSLGVLIVVFLLFIYGIPYPFAALLGAALILLIGVIEPKLAFREVNWTLLLFFAGLFVVMGGVEKSGLSETLFEKTSYLFELNSWKGMSSTSAIVLILSNLVSNVPAVMLFAPHVSSSPNPENTWLVLAMASTLAGNFTLVGSVANLIVAEIAKEGGVKMGFWEYFKLGAPITVISILMGIFWLLYV